The region GTCCCCAAGGGGCAACTGCGCCGAGAGGCAAGATTCCGGGTCTCGGAGGCGGAAGATTGGCGGATTCACTTGACTCCTGGTTCGGGAGAATGGGCCGGGAAATCTGTACTGGGAGAGGGTGAGAGTAGGACTCCTCTTCGTCTCGGACAAGCCTCCTTGAATTTGGGGGGACCCAGCCCGGCATCATAGTAGCTGGATCCTCCAGCAGGTGAAAAAGAGCCCTCTTTCCCCATTAGCCTCTCCACCCCTGCTTCACAGTTAGAAAGGCAACTCCAGGCTCTACTTGCTTGCTTTTTAATTACAcaacataaagaaaaacacaaggtTAGCATCGGGcctaaagaaaacagaacttgGTGAGCTCCTGGGAAAGGAGTGGTTGAGATGGGGGCCCAGGGAGGGGCTGTTAGTGCCTAGTTTGGAGGATGAGAAAGGTAGTTGCAGGAGCTGAGGAGGAGAAAGTGCCTTCAAGTCAGCAATGGGGGGTATTCTACTGATGGGACTAGTTTTTGGTGTCTAAGGGACAACCAACATCTGGGCGCAGCTGTTCTCTCCTTACTCCTCAGACGCCAGCTCTGTCCCCCAGGGATTGTAAAGGGGGTTCCTACTGGCTGTGACAGTGCTGAAGGAGGCCAGCGAGTGCAGCCCTCTGGAGGGGCAAGCCTTCTGGCCCAGGGGACTCCAGGGAGACCAAAGCAGCTGGAAAGATAAAAGAAACGGAAAAAAGAATGCAACAGTAGGTCTTTCTCCAGATTTCCTAGTTCCAAAGCCCTAGTCTTTGGTTCTcacctactgtgtgtgtgtgtgtgtgtatgtatgtatatatgtatgtatgtatgtatttacttagttattgagacagtcttactatatcgctcttggtagagtgctgtgacatcacagctcacagcaacgtcaaactcttgggcttaggcaattctcttgtctcagcctcctaagtagctgggactacaggtgcctgccacaaggctcggctatttttttttttttttttttttgtagagacagagtcttacttcatggcccttggtagagtgctgtggccccacacagctcacagcaacctccaactcctgggcttcagcaattctcttgcctcagcctcccaagtagctgggactacaggcgcccgccacaacgcccggctattttttggttgcagtttggccggggccgggtttgaacccgtcaccctcggtatatggggccggtgccctaccgactgagccacaggcaccgcccttttttttttttttttttatggtagttttcattgtttagcagactGGGACCAGGGTCggacccaccagccctggtgctgtgaacactgagctacaggtgccaagccatcacCTACTTTCTTTTTGCTCCTCCCAAATCCAGCTATCCAACTTGGCTCTCAGCTACCACTGTCTCCATGCAAGACCAGGGATCCATATCGCCCTCCACTGTTCCACCACATTCCTCTCCAATCATACCTGGGCCCTCCCAGGAGTGAGCAAATGGCCCTCTTCCTGTGGATAGGTTGCCCTCTCTCCTTCCAGATCATGGTATTCAGTGGTGCTGGAGAATCCACAGCCCTCTTCAGCAAGCACCAGAGGCTCAAATGCAGCCGCAGAGCCGCCCCACTGGGCCTTCTTAAGTCTGTGGAGGGAGATAGGCTTAGGAGAGAGAGGTGTCTGGAGCTCAGGCTTCCTGTCTCTCCATTCTTTGGTTTTGAAATACTTCCTGGTAAGACCCAAAGATGTTGTCATTTGACCTCCAACTCTATACTCCCAATTTTTCTGCTCTTCTCAGattgaagtattttctttctttctttttttttttttttttgtggagacagagtctcactttatggccctcggtagagtgccatggcatcacacagctcacagcaacctccaactcctgggcttaagcgattctcttgcctcagcctcctgagtagctgggactacaggtgcctgccacaacacccggctattttttggttgcagttcagctggggctgggtttgaacccgccaccctcggtatatggggccggcgccttaccgactgagccacaggcgctgcccagattgAAGTATTTTCATTCCAGGGACTCAGAGATGATCCCTAGCTCCCCAGTGTCCTCTAGTTCTATGGTGTGCTTTCCTGTCTTCAGTGACTCACTTTCCACTTCTTCCAGCTCATGTGGCTCACCCTCCATCCctcatttccttcctcctttccataTTACAGAAATTCTCTTTCAATCACACCCTGCCCACACTCCTTCCCaaacaacctccaattccctcAAAGCTCCCAGCCCCTTCCTGAGAATTTGGGTGGACCCCAAATTCAAACCATCCTGCCCCCAAACCCCGCTTGACTTCCAGAACCCAGATGTGGTCCCTGCTTACTCATCGATGGTTCTCTGGCGCCTCCTTAAGTCTTCTAGGTGATAAGTGACAGCCCTCACCCGGGCAGGGATGCCCCCAGCTCCTTGCTGCATTCCCTCTGAATGtggcctctttctctttcttcggCAAAGCATCTCAGGTGGTGGAAGACCCTCAGGAGAGTGTAGGCCAGGCAGGGAGAAACCAGTGATTCTCTGTGccagagaatggga is a window of Nycticebus coucang isolate mNycCou1 chromosome 18, mNycCou1.pri, whole genome shotgun sequence DNA encoding:
- the INCA1 gene encoding protein INCA1; translated protein: MGQCSRIVGPTEWDAGTEIGTPKAEARREMAGLHEPEEQRKHQRGDSLATQLSQVMQVQEDEDNLIPFAKCSRVVSRSLYPALPSQSPRPMAQRYGSVFWESLSQRPCPTWKEEKSIPSMLRITGFSLPGLHSPEGLPPPEMLCRRKRKRPHSEGMQQGAGGIPARVRAVTYHLEDLRRRQRTIDELKKAQWGGSAAAFEPLVLAEEGCGFSSTTEYHDLEGERATYPQEEGHLLTPGRAQLLWSPWSPLGQKACPSRGLHSLASFSTVTASRNPLYNPWGTELASEE